Proteins co-encoded in one Malus sylvestris chromosome 7, drMalSylv7.2, whole genome shotgun sequence genomic window:
- the LOC126629796 gene encoding LOW QUALITY PROTEIN: CBL-interacting serine/threonine-protein kinase 9 (The sequence of the model RefSeq protein was modified relative to this genomic sequence to represent the inferred CDS: deleted 2 bases in 2 codons), with protein sequence MSAKGPRMRTRVGKYELGKTLGEGTFAKVKFAKNMETGQCVAIKIVDREQVLKHKMVEHIKREISTMMLIKHPNVTQMFEVMASKTKIYIVLEFVDGGELFDKIAKNGRLKEDEARRYFQQLINAVDYCHSRGVYHRDLKPENLLLDSYGVLKISDFGLSTFEQQVREDGLLHTACGTPNYVAPEVLNNKGYDGTSADIWSCGVILFVLMAGYLPFDEQSLIALYKKICKAEFSCPAWFSSGAKKLIQRILDPNPVTRITIPEILENEWFKKDYKPAQFKEEEDVNLGDVDAVFGDSKENLVTERKEKPVSMNAFELISRSKSFNLENLFEKQMGLVKRETRFTSQRPAHEIMNKIEEAAKPLGFNVHKRDYKMKLQGDKHGRKGHLSVATEVFEVAPSVHMVELRKTGGDTLEFHKFYKTFSSGLQDIVWKSEETTEESRA encoded by the exons ATGAGCGCGAAGGGGCCGAGGATGAGGACCCGGGTGGGGAAGTACGAGCTGGGGAAGACGCTCGGGGAGGGAACGTTTGCGAAGGTGAAGTTCGCCAAGAACATGGAGACCGGACAGTGCGTCGCCATCAAAATCGTCGACCGCGAGCAAGTCCTCAAACACAAGATGGTCGAACac ATAAAAAGAGAGATATCTACAATGATGCTGATCAAGCACCCAAATGTTACGCAAATGTTCGAG GTCATGGCAAGCAAAACTAAGATCTACATTGTTCTTGAGTTTGTTGATGGGGGTGAGCTCTTCGACAAAATA GCCAAAAATGGGAGATTGAAAGAGGATGAAGCCAGGAGATATTTCCAGCAGCTCATTAATGCTGTGGATTACTGCCATAGTAGAGGCGTCTACCATCGCGATTTGAAG CCCGAAAATCTTCTCCTAGATTCATATGGAGTGCTtaaaatttcagattttggaCTT AGTACGTTTGAACAGCAAGTGCGG GAAGATGGGCTGCTTCATACTGCCTGTGGGACTCCAAATTATGTTGCTCCCGAG GTGCTAAACAATAAAGGTTATGACGGCACATCAGCTGATATTTGGTCTTGCGGGGTCATTCTCTTTGTACTCATGGCTGGTTACCTGCCCTTTGATGAACAAAGTCTTATAGCGCTGTACAAAAAA ATCTGCAAAGCTGAATTTTCATGTCCAGCATGGTTTTCATCCGGGGCAAAG AAATTGATACAGCGCATACTTGATCCAAACCCTGTAACG CGGATAACAATTCCTGAGATCTTAGAAAATGAATGGTTTAAGAAAGACTACAAGCCAGCACAGTTTAAAGAGGAAGAGGATGTGAATTTAGGTGATGTAGATGCTGTTTTCGGCGACTCAAAG GAAAATTTAGTAACAGAAAGGAAAGAGAAACCTGTATCAATGAATGCTTTTGAGCTTATTTCTAGGTCAAAGAGTTTCAATCTGGAAAACTTATTTGAGAAGCAAATG GGTCTTGTGAAACGAGAAACCCGATTTACTTCTCAACGCCCTGCACATGAAATCATGAACAAAATTGAGGAAGCTGCAAAGCCATTGGGCTTTAATGTTCACAAGAGAGACTACAAG ATGAAGTTGCAAGGAGACAAACATGGAAGGAAGGGCCACCTCTCCGTAGCTACCGAG GTGTTCGAGGTGGCACCCTCCGTGCACATGGTAGAGCTCCGGAAAACTGGTGGTGACACACTAGAGTTTCACAAG TTCTACAAAACTTTCTCATCGGGTTTACAAGATATAGTGTGGAAATCTGAAGAAACTACTGAAGAATCGAG GGCATAA
- the LOC126629795 gene encoding 3-ketoacyl-CoA synthase 1-like translates to MDAVSVDTSSNSNNSSSINMDKERLTAEMAFKDSSSAVIKIRERLPDFLQSVKLKYVKLGYGYTVNAATIILFLLILPLFVSVLIQLTGLELERITELWTNQAVRIERIDAATRLAGSGVLLFFFGLYWAKRSRPVYLVDFSCYKPEDERKMSVESFLKMTEENGAFAPDTVNFQTRISNRSGLGDETYLPRGITSNPPQLSMEQARSEAESVMFGALDSLFKKTGIKPNQIDILIVNCSLFNPTPSLSSMIVNHYKLKTDIKSYNLGGMGCSAGLISIDLAKDLLKANPNSYAVVVSTENITLNWYFGNDKSMLLCNCIFRMGGAAVLLSNRNRDLARSKYELVHTVRTHKGADDRNYKCVYQREDDKGTVGVSLARELMAVAGDALKTNITTLGPLVLPFTEQVLFFITLIRKKVFKAKVKPYIPDFKLAFEHFCIHAGGRGVLDELEKNLQLTEWHMEPSRMTLHRFGNTSSSSLWYELSYVEAKGRVGRGDRVWQIAFGSGFKCNSAVWRALRPISVGDGLGNPWMDSIDKYPVKVPMA, encoded by the coding sequence ATGGATGCTGTTTCTGTTGATACTAGCAGTAATAGTAATAATAGTAGTAGCATAAACATGGACAAGGAGAGATTGACGGCGGAGATGGCGTTCAAGGACTCGTCCTCCGCCGTCATCAAAATCCGGGAGCGCCTGCCGGACTTCTTACAGTCTGTCAAGCTCAAGTACGTCAAGCTCGGCTATGGCTACACCGTTAACGCAGCCACCATTATTTTGTTCCTCCTCATTTTACCGCTCTTCGTCTCGGTATTAATCCAGCTCACTGGTCTGGAGCTGGAACGGATCACAGAGCTCTGGACCAACCAGGCTGTCCGGATCGAACGCATCGACGCCGCCACCAGGCTCGCCGGTTCAGGggtcctcctcttcttcttcggtCTCTACTGGGCCAAGCGGTCTAGACCAGTTTACCTGGTCGACTTCTCATGCTACAAACCGGAAGACGAACGCAAAATGTCCGTTGAGTCGTTTCTAAAAATGACTGAAGAAAACGGCGCATTTGCTCCGGACACGGTTAACTTCCAGACCCGCATTTCGAACCGGTCCGGTCTAGGCGATGAGACGTACTTGCCGCGCGGAATCACCTCCAACCCGCCACAGCTGTCCATGGAGCAAGCCCGGTCCGAGGCCGAGTCGGTCATGTTCGGCGCGCTCGACTCACTCTTCAAAAAAACGGGaatcaaaccgaaccaaatcgaCATCCTCATCGTGAACTGCAGCCTGTTCAACCCGACGCCGTCGCTGTCGTCCATGATCGTCAACCACTATAAGCTCAAAACCGACATTAAATCGTACAACCTGGGCGGCATGGGCTGCAGCGCCGGTCTGATCTCCATCGACCTCGCCAAGGACCTCCTCAAAGCAAATCCCAACTCCTACGCCGTCGTCGTCAGCACCGAAAACATAACCTTGAACTGGTACTTCGGAAACGACAAATCAATGCTCCTCTGCAACTGTATTTTCCGAATGGGCGGCGCCGCGGTTCTTCTATCGAACAGGAACCGCGACCTCGCCCGGTCCAAGTACGAGCTCGTACACACTGTCCGGACCCACAAGGGCGCTGACGACAGGAACTACAAGTGTGTTTACCAGCGAGAAGACGATAAAGGGACCGTCGGCGTTTCGCTTGCGCGTGAGCTCATGGCCGTGGCGGGCGACGCGTTGAAAACGAACATAACGACGCTGGGCCCACTCGTCCTGCCGTTTACCGAACAGGTGTTGTTTTTCATAACGCTGATTAGGAAGAAGGTTTTCAAGGCGAAGGTCAAACCGTACATTCCGGACTTCAAGCTCGCGTTCGAGCACTTCTGCATACACGCGGGTGGACGCGGCGTCCTGGACGAGCTGGAGAAGAATCTTCAACTCACTGAGTGGCACATGGAGCCGTCTCGGATGACCTTGCACCGGTTCGGCAACACGTCGAGCAGTTCGCTGTGGTACGAGCTGTCGTACGTGGAGGCCAAGGGCCGGGTCGGGAGGGGTGACCGGGTTTGGCAGATTGCTTTCGGGTCGGGTTTTAAGTGTAACAGCGCGGTTTGGCGGGCCCTCCGGCCGATTTCTGTCGGGGACGGGTTGGGTAATCCGTGGATGGACTCAATTGATAAATACCCGGTCAAAGTCCCGATGGCTTAG